The nucleotide window GCGGCGTTCCGACTTGGTGGGATGTCGATTCGGTTTGCAGGAAGTCACGAAGGATCGGTTGGATCTTTTCGATTGCGTCTTCCACGACATAGTGGCCGGCGTCGTCGAAGAGGGTTGTTTGAGCGTCGGGCCAAATCTGCTGAAAGCGTTCCAAGCACTCCAAGCGGAAGCACCAGTCTTTGCTTCCCCAGATCAATTGAATGGGCAGATGTGCAAGGGTGGGGAGTTGCTTCTCGATTTCTTCGAGCACCGCATACGTAGGGTGACTACGAGAAAGAGGGATATCTTGCACAAATCGAGCGGTGGCAATGCGATTGTGATAGTTGTCGTACGGAGCGATCAAGCCAGCACAAACTTCCGGGGTAAATCGTTCGGGCTTCTCGGTTGCCATGCTCAACGCGGGCCGAGCGAACGCATTGAACTGGCGTACGATCCAAGGGCCGAGCAGCGGAATGCGACAGACCCGAATTCGTAGCGGACAGAAAGGGGGAGGAAACGCGGCCGTGTTGAACAAAACCAGGCGTTTGAAACGGTCTGGCCGGGCGAGCGCCGCCCCCAAGCCAATCGCCCCGCCCCAGTCATGAGCCAGCAACGTGATATCGTGCAGGTCAAGCGTGTCGATCAATGTCACCAGGTTTTCGATGTGGCGAGCCAAGCGGTACTCGTAGTCCTGCGGCTTGTCGCTCAGCCCGCAGCCAATGTGATCGACGGCGATGGTGCGGTAGTTGTCGCGAAACTCGGTGATAATGTTCCGCCAATAGAAAGACCACGTCGGGTTGCCATGTACCATCAATAGCGGTTGCCCGCTCCCCTCGTCAACGTAGTGATACCGTGCCTCAGGCAAGGTTAGGTAATGCGACGGAAAAGGGTATAGCTTGCGCCAGTTGGCCGACGGTGTCATGGTATGGCTGGGTCTCGCAAAAGGATCGAAACCCTTAGTTTACCGGTTTGAACCTGTTTCACTAGACGCCTTATTCTCCTTCTTCTTGGGAGGAACTTCGGTTGTCTGTTCGGGGGTTATAAGAATGAGGGCATTGTGCGGGAACTGGTCTTGGGAACGGATGCCGTTTTTCCGTGGCTGGCTGTGTTATTGATCAATAGGCTTGGATGTTCGCGGGCGAATTTCGATTTGTCTCTTGATATTTCTTCGTTGTGCGTAGTAGATTGCGGACTCGAACGGCTGCATCCTTCGGATTTTCGGGCAGCAGCGTTCTATCGAATGTACGAGTGGACCCCAGCCAGATTTCGATACGCAAGATAGCGAGCTTAGACCAACAAATGAAATGGGTATTCTCATCAATCGTAATCTGCCTGTTCGTCCTGC belongs to Bremerella cremea and includes:
- a CDS encoding alpha/beta fold hydrolase, which translates into the protein MTPSANWRKLYPFPSHYLTLPEARYHYVDEGSGQPLLMVHGNPTWSFYWRNIITEFRDNYRTIAVDHIGCGLSDKPQDYEYRLARHIENLVTLIDTLDLHDITLLAHDWGGAIGLGAALARPDRFKRLVLFNTAAFPPPFCPLRIRVCRIPLLGPWIVRQFNAFARPALSMATEKPERFTPEVCAGLIAPYDNYHNRIATARFVQDIPLSRSHPTYAVLEEIEKQLPTLAHLPIQLIWGSKDWCFRLECLERFQQIWPDAQTTLFDDAGHYVVEDAIEKIQPILRDFLQTESTSHQVGTPQ